GGCTATCGGTCGCCGGGCGCGGCTGCCGATCTCGACCTCGTCACGGTCACGGAAGACGATCGAGCGGAACCCGTCCCACTTGGGCTCATAGCCGTACCCGTCGCGGGGGACGCCCTCGACGGCCTTCGCGAGCATCGGTGCGACGTGGGGCACGATCGGCAGGTTCATGCAGGTCCATTCCCCGCCTTCGCGCGGGCGCTCGCACCTGACCTCTGCCGGATGAGCATTGCACGAGAGACGAAGCTGCGCTCGAAGCCGCGCTGGCCGGGCCCCGCCAGCGACGGGCCTGCGGCGACAGCCCCGACACCGCTCGGATGGCGGCGGCCTACGCCTACGGACTGGCCCGCAACCACCCCTACCACGACGGCAACAAGCGGATCGCTTTCGTGATCATGGCCGTCTTCTTGGGACTCAACGGATCGAGGGTCGAGGCGACCCAGGAGGAGGTCGTGGCCGTCATGCTGGAGTTGGCGGCCGGGACTCTTGCCGAAGACAGGCTGGCCGAGTGGATCCGCCAGCACTCGATAGCCCGATCTCGATGACCACGCGGTCCGGGTTTCAGTCGTCGATCGGTTCGACACCAAGTCGCTTGAGTCGCTCAAGCTTGTCCTTCATCGCCTTGAGCTCTTCGGGGGAGTGCCCCTGCCAACCGGTTATCTCGCCCGACCTGCAGTGGCTCCCGGGAGCGGTATGACTTCGTCGGATTACCCGGGTATCTCTTGTCCGTCAGATTGCGGTCGTCCACGATCGGGCCGGTCGGTTCCACAGTGTAGATCCGGCCGGGTCCT
This Coriobacteriia bacterium DNA region includes the following protein-coding sequences:
- a CDS encoding type II toxin-antitoxin system death-on-curing family toxin, translated to MPDEHCTRDEAALEAALAGPRQRRACGDSPDTARMAAAYAYGLARNHPYHDGNKRIAFVIMAVFLGLNGSRVEATQEEVVAVMLELAAGTLAEDRLAEWIRQHSIARSR